The Amycolatopsis mongoliensis genome includes a window with the following:
- a CDS encoding cytochrome P450: MTEPSSLPVKRSCPFDPPDEYRALRGISPLAFDASPGPATGWLVTKLSDVRAVLADARFSHRNDLVALAVPPPFPMDTYEPEPAAPGAFPKMDGADHARYRKLIAKYFTVRRTRELVPAAERIAGELLDAMASRGTEAELVTAYAEPLATRLMCELVGVPEVDREELLHHLNVVARMRYSLEELVAAITVVGGTLERLVDAAFDDPGDDMLGELARTGELDRPELVNLAWALVGGGFDTTTNMLALGTFALLEHRDQLERLQQGPALWPNAVEELLRYLTVSHLGASRAALEDVEVGDQAIRAGETVVVALPAANRDPERFPDPDRLDIGRVTQGHVAFGHGVHQCIGQHLARFTMQVGFEALFTRFPALRLAVPQEQVPLRDDMLHYGVHALPVTWS, from the coding sequence GTGACCGAGCCGTCGTCGTTGCCCGTCAAGCGGAGCTGCCCGTTCGACCCGCCCGACGAATACCGGGCGCTGCGGGGGATCAGTCCTCTGGCGTTCGACGCCAGTCCCGGCCCCGCCACCGGCTGGCTGGTGACGAAGCTCTCCGACGTCCGCGCGGTGCTCGCCGACGCCCGGTTCAGCCACCGCAACGACCTCGTCGCGCTCGCCGTGCCGCCGCCGTTCCCGATGGACACCTACGAGCCCGAACCGGCCGCGCCCGGCGCGTTCCCGAAGATGGACGGCGCGGACCACGCGCGGTACCGGAAGCTGATCGCGAAGTACTTCACCGTGCGGCGCACCCGGGAGCTGGTCCCGGCCGCGGAGCGGATCGCCGGCGAGCTGCTCGACGCGATGGCTTCGCGGGGAACGGAAGCCGAGCTGGTCACCGCCTACGCCGAGCCGCTGGCCACCCGGCTGATGTGCGAGCTGGTCGGTGTCCCGGAGGTGGACCGCGAAGAACTGCTGCACCACCTGAACGTCGTGGCCCGGATGCGGTACTCGCTGGAAGAGCTGGTCGCCGCGATCACGGTCGTCGGCGGCACGCTGGAGCGGCTCGTCGACGCGGCGTTCGACGACCCGGGCGACGACATGCTCGGCGAGCTGGCCCGCACCGGCGAACTGGACCGCCCGGAGCTGGTGAACCTGGCCTGGGCGCTCGTCGGCGGCGGGTTCGACACGACGACGAACATGCTGGCGCTGGGCACTTTCGCGCTGTTGGAGCACCGCGACCAGCTCGAGCGGTTGCAGCAAGGACCGGCGTTGTGGCCCAACGCCGTGGAAGAACTGCTGCGCTACCTGACGGTCTCGCACCTCGGCGCGAGCCGGGCGGCGCTCGAGGACGTCGAGGTCGGGGACCAGGCGATCCGCGCGGGCGAGACCGTGGTGGTCGCGCTCCCGGCGGCCAACCGCGACCCCGAGCGCTTCCCGGACCCCGACCGGCTCGACATCGGCCGGGTGACCCAGGGCCACGTCGCGTTCGGCCACGGCGTGCACCAGTGCATCGGCCAGCACCTGGCCCGGTTCACGATGCAGGTGGGGTTCGAGGCGCTCTTCACGCGCTTCCCGGCGCTTCGGCTGGCGGTGCCGCAGGAGCAGGTCCCGCTGCGCGACGACATGTTGCACTACGGGGTGCACGCGCTGCCCGTCACGTGGTCGTGA
- a CDS encoding macrolide family glycosyltransferase yields the protein MTDARDIAFLPYPAYGHMTPALPVVAELVRRGHRVTCFTSDEFADRVVALGARAAAFGCDLSTAQPDITDADEAAKAPLHLLEQSMAVLPAVERVFDRRAPDLLVYDTTLWAPGRLLARKHELPTVQLSATVASNEHFSLTQENQTFGEAVDPAHPAIARFVTRLGEHLAAHGLGDLTLEEFFTGGDEFTLVFLPRAFQPAGGTFDERFAFVGPPAGSPASSWRPPADGRPVVLITLGTTVNDRPEFFRTCAEAFADVPWQVVLTLGKRVDPATLGPLPSHVEAHRWVAHGDVLPHCSVFLCQGGMGSLMEALSFGVPVIAVPHHPEQHINARQIRRLGLGASLDKETVTAERIRDAVLAVDQDEAVRRRVQLMRREVHAAGGAVRAADEIEARVAAANLTGGSRK from the coding sequence ATGACCGACGCACGGGACATCGCCTTCCTGCCCTACCCGGCCTACGGGCACATGACCCCGGCGCTGCCGGTGGTCGCCGAGCTCGTCCGCCGCGGCCACCGGGTCACCTGCTTCACGTCCGACGAGTTCGCGGACCGGGTCGTCGCGCTCGGCGCCCGGGCCGCGGCCTTCGGCTGCGACCTCTCCACCGCGCAACCGGACATCACCGACGCCGACGAAGCTGCCAAGGCGCCGCTGCACCTGCTGGAACAGAGCATGGCCGTGCTGCCCGCCGTGGAGCGCGTCTTCGACCGGCGCGCGCCGGACCTGCTCGTCTACGACACGACGCTGTGGGCGCCGGGGCGGCTGCTGGCCCGCAAGCACGAGCTGCCGACGGTGCAGCTCTCGGCCACCGTGGCGTCCAACGAGCACTTCTCGCTCACCCAGGAGAACCAGACCTTCGGCGAGGCGGTCGACCCGGCGCACCCGGCGATCGCCCGGTTCGTCACGCGCCTGGGCGAGCACCTCGCCGCCCACGGCCTCGGGGACCTGACGCTGGAGGAGTTCTTCACCGGCGGCGACGAGTTCACGCTGGTGTTCCTGCCGCGCGCGTTCCAGCCGGCCGGGGGGACCTTCGACGAGCGGTTCGCCTTCGTGGGACCGCCGGCCGGCTCGCCGGCGTCGTCGTGGCGGCCACCCGCCGACGGGCGCCCGGTCGTGCTGATCACCCTGGGCACGACCGTCAACGACCGGCCGGAGTTCTTCCGCACCTGCGCCGAAGCGTTCGCGGACGTGCCGTGGCAGGTGGTTCTGACCCTGGGCAAGCGCGTGGACCCGGCGACGCTGGGGCCGCTGCCGTCCCATGTGGAGGCCCATCGCTGGGTGGCGCACGGCGACGTCCTGCCGCACTGCTCGGTGTTCCTCTGCCAGGGCGGGATGGGCAGCCTGATGGAGGCGCTGTCGTTCGGCGTCCCCGTGATCGCCGTGCCGCACCACCCGGAACAGCACATCAACGCCCGGCAGATCCGGCGCCTCGGCCTGGGTGCCTCGCTGGACAAGGAAACCGTGACCGCCGAACGGATCCGGGACGCGGTGCTCGCCGTGGACCAGGACGAGGCCGTGCGCCGCCGCGTCCAGCTCATGCGGCGCGAGGTGCACGCCGCGGGCGGGGCGGTCCGCGCCGCCGACGAGATCGAGGCCAGGGTCGCCGCCGCGAACCTGACCGGAGGGAGCCGGAAGTGA
- a CDS encoding cation:proton antiporter domain-containing protein, which translates to MSSLDERTAESAAPAATPKGRAWISYLAMVVLPVVAAFFLLRTGGGDGHAPTGHTGGAADPVAKLLFALPVIFLACRLLSAVARRLAQPTVIGEIFAGILLGPSFLGWVWPAAYHWIFPDFLASTINTFAQIGLVIFMFLVGYELDVELVRRRSKAAVLVSHVSVAIPFLSGVLLAFVLHPTLGAGVARLPFALFLAISMSITAFPVLARIITDRKMTKLPIAALALSCAAVDDITAWCLLALVVAIASATSMAATLLTVGLTIAFFAFMLFVVRPLLRRLFAPTEQGQKALPTTAVVSVLLAGLLLSALATNAIGIHPIFGAFLFGAVTPRGSLPIRQATDQMHALTVTLLLPLFFVYTGLRTKFDLIGSDPTLWLWCLLIVAVAMLGKWGGSLIAARLSGIGKRDAWSLGALMNCRGLTELAVLNIGLDLKVISPTMFAMLVVMTLVTTVATSPALSLIERYKRRGAEPLPAA; encoded by the coding sequence ATGTCATCGCTCGACGAGCGCACCGCCGAGTCCGCCGCGCCCGCGGCCACCCCGAAGGGTCGCGCGTGGATCTCCTACCTGGCCATGGTGGTCCTCCCGGTCGTGGCCGCCTTCTTCCTGCTGCGCACCGGGGGCGGTGACGGCCACGCCCCGACCGGGCACACCGGCGGCGCGGCCGACCCGGTGGCCAAGCTGCTGTTCGCCCTGCCGGTGATCTTCCTGGCCTGCCGGCTGCTCTCGGCGGTCGCGCGGCGGCTGGCGCAGCCGACGGTGATCGGCGAGATCTTCGCCGGGATCCTGCTCGGGCCGTCGTTCCTCGGCTGGGTGTGGCCCGCGGCCTACCACTGGATCTTCCCCGACTTCCTGGCCTCGACGATCAACACGTTCGCCCAGATCGGGCTCGTGATCTTCATGTTCCTGGTCGGCTACGAGCTCGACGTCGAGCTGGTCCGCCGCCGCAGCAAGGCCGCGGTGCTGGTGAGCCACGTCAGCGTCGCGATCCCGTTCCTGTCCGGGGTGCTGCTCGCGTTCGTCCTCCACCCGACCCTCGGCGCCGGGGTCGCCCGGCTGCCGTTCGCCCTGTTCCTCGCGATTTCGATGAGCATCACGGCGTTCCCCGTGCTGGCCCGGATCATCACCGACCGCAAGATGACGAAGCTGCCGATCGCCGCGCTGGCGCTGAGCTGCGCCGCCGTCGACGACATCACCGCGTGGTGCCTGCTGGCCCTCGTGGTCGCCATCGCAAGCGCGACCTCGATGGCCGCCACGCTGCTGACCGTGGGCCTCACGATCGCGTTCTTCGCGTTCATGCTGTTCGTCGTGCGCCCGCTGCTGCGCCGGCTGTTCGCGCCCACCGAGCAGGGCCAGAAGGCGCTGCCGACGACGGCGGTGGTGTCCGTGCTGCTGGCCGGGCTGCTGCTGTCCGCGCTGGCCACCAACGCCATCGGCATCCACCCGATCTTCGGCGCGTTCCTCTTCGGCGCCGTGACGCCGCGCGGATCGCTGCCGATCCGCCAGGCCACCGACCAGATGCACGCGCTGACGGTCACCCTGCTGCTGCCGCTGTTCTTCGTCTACACCGGGCTCCGCACGAAGTTCGACCTCATCGGGTCCGACCCGACGCTGTGGCTCTGGTGCCTGCTGATCGTCGCGGTGGCGATGCTCGGCAAGTGGGGCGGCAGCCTCATCGCCGCCCGGCTGTCCGGCATCGGCAAACGCGACGCGTGGTCACTGGGCGCGTTGATGAACTGCCGCGGGCTCACCGAGCTGGCGGTGCTGAACATCGGGCTCGACCTCAAGGTGATCAGCCCGACGATGTTCGCGATGCTGGTCGTCATGACGCTGGTGACCACCGTGGCCACCTCGCCCGCGCTCTCGCTGATCGAGCGCTACAAGCGCCGGGGCGCGGAACCCCTTCCCGCCGCGTAG
- a CDS encoding NAD(P)/FAD-dependent oxidoreductase — MSYDYDVGIIGGGPAGSTAASYLAKAGLSVVVFEGETFPREHVGESLVPAVIPVMHDIGVIGKVEAAGFPRKYGAAWTSSDTRPTSTLDFDAGSHGLGVAEIAYEERDQDGVDRVYAWHVDRGQFDSLLLKHSEELGAKVYQGVRVNRVDFSDRDRPVLQAKIGEQPIEVAVRVVLDASGRQTLLGQQLKVKVPDKVFNQYAVHTWFEGLDRASLARRPEDADYIHVHFLPQENTWVWQIPITETITSIGVVTQKEKFKEHKDDLEGFFWNSVGTRPEMLDALKNAERVRKFKTEGDYSYGMKQIAGDSLVLIGDAARFVDPIFSSGVSVAMNSARLAAKDVIAAHQAGDFRRERFDNYVNTLRKGVNIWYDFISMYYRLNVLFTAFIDDDRYRKDVIQMLQGDVYDAEEPAALTAMKEYVAAVEADPTHLWHGHLGSLKASSSALALF, encoded by the coding sequence GTGTCTTACGACTACGATGTCGGCATCATCGGCGGCGGGCCGGCCGGTTCCACGGCGGCCTCCTACCTGGCCAAGGCCGGCCTGTCGGTGGTGGTCTTCGAGGGCGAAACGTTCCCTCGCGAGCACGTCGGCGAGTCCCTCGTCCCCGCGGTCATCCCGGTGATGCACGACATCGGGGTCATCGGGAAGGTCGAGGCGGCCGGCTTCCCCCGCAAGTACGGCGCCGCGTGGACCTCTTCGGACACCCGCCCGACCAGCACGCTGGACTTCGACGCCGGCTCGCACGGCCTCGGCGTCGCGGAGATCGCCTACGAAGAGCGTGATCAGGACGGCGTCGACCGCGTCTACGCCTGGCACGTCGACCGCGGCCAGTTCGACTCGCTGCTGCTCAAGCACTCCGAGGAACTCGGCGCCAAGGTCTACCAGGGCGTCCGCGTCAACCGCGTCGACTTCTCCGACCGCGACCGGCCGGTGCTGCAGGCGAAGATCGGCGAGCAGCCGATCGAGGTCGCCGTCCGCGTCGTGCTCGACGCGTCCGGCCGCCAGACCCTGCTGGGCCAGCAGCTCAAGGTCAAGGTGCCGGACAAGGTGTTCAACCAGTACGCGGTGCACACCTGGTTCGAGGGCCTCGACCGCGCGTCGCTGGCGCGCCGTCCCGAGGACGCGGACTACATCCACGTGCACTTCCTGCCGCAGGAGAACACCTGGGTCTGGCAGATCCCGATCACCGAGACCATCACCTCGATCGGTGTCGTCACCCAGAAGGAGAAGTTCAAGGAGCACAAGGACGACCTCGAGGGCTTCTTCTGGAACTCCGTCGGCACCCGGCCGGAGATGCTGGACGCGCTCAAGAACGCCGAGCGCGTGCGGAAGTTCAAGACCGAGGGCGACTACAGCTACGGCATGAAGCAGATCGCCGGCGACTCGCTGGTGCTCATCGGCGACGCCGCCCGCTTCGTCGACCCGATCTTCTCCAGCGGTGTCAGCGTCGCGATGAACAGCGCGCGCCTGGCGGCCAAGGACGTCATCGCCGCGCACCAGGCGGGCGACTTCCGCCGGGAGCGGTTCGACAACTACGTCAACACCCTCCGCAAGGGCGTCAACATCTGGTACGACTTCATCTCGATGTACTACCGGCTGAACGTGCTGTTCACCGCGTTCATCGACGACGACCGCTACCGCAAGGACGTCATCCAGATGCTCCAGGGCGACGTCTACGACGCCGAGGAGCCGGCGGCCCTGACCGCGATGAAGGAGTACGTCGCCGCCGTCGAGGCCGACCCCACGCACCTGTGGCACGGCCACCTCGGCAGCCTCAAGGCGTCTTCTTCGGCGCTGGCGCTGTTCTAG
- a CDS encoding acyl carrier protein, whose translation MADDERVDITRKLVEFVEKHLLDGKDVGELTTTTPLLDWGLLNSIETTRLVAYIREEFSVRVPPTEMVARHFKDIESIADLVTSLRAPVA comes from the coding sequence ATGGCAGACGACGAGCGCGTGGACATCACGCGGAAGCTCGTTGAGTTCGTCGAGAAGCACCTGTTGGACGGCAAGGACGTGGGGGAACTGACCACGACCACGCCGTTGCTGGACTGGGGGCTGCTCAACTCGATCGAAACCACCCGGCTGGTCGCCTACATCCGTGAGGAGTTCTCCGTGCGGGTTCCCCCCACGGAGATGGTGGCCCGCCACTTCAAGGACATCGAAAGCATCGCCGACTTGGTGACATCGCTGCGCGCCCCGGTCGCCTGA
- the aceA gene encoding isocitrate lyase, with translation MTVTAAPPREAAAAELARSWAEDPRWRGVRRDYSAEDVLRLRGSVTEEHTLARLGAERLWNLLHTEDYVHSLGALTGNQAVQQVRAGLKAIYLSGWQVAADANLSGHTYPDQSLYPANSVPQVVRRINNALLRADQISWAEDEKDAPHWLAPIVADAEAGFGGVLNAFELMKGMIAGGAAGVHWEDQLAAEKKCGHLGGKVLIPTSQHVRTLQAARLAADVCDVPSLVIARTDAQAANLITSDVDDRDKPFLTGERTPEGYHRVRGGIEPCVARGLAYAPYADLLWMETSKPDLEVARQFAEAIKAEYPDQLLAYNCSPSFNWKQHLDDATIAKFQRELGHMGYKFQFITLAGFHALNHSMFALARDYADEGMTAYVELQEREFAAEAAGYTATRHQREVGTGYFDLVSTVVNPSSNTVALMDSTEKSQFY, from the coding sequence ATGACCGTCACCGCAGCGCCGCCCCGCGAAGCCGCGGCGGCCGAACTGGCCCGGTCCTGGGCCGAGGACCCCCGGTGGCGCGGAGTCCGCCGGGACTACTCCGCCGAGGACGTCCTGCGGCTGCGCGGCAGCGTGACCGAAGAGCACACGCTCGCCCGGCTGGGCGCGGAGCGGCTCTGGAACCTCCTGCACACCGAGGACTACGTCCACTCGCTGGGCGCGCTGACCGGCAACCAGGCCGTGCAGCAGGTGCGCGCCGGCCTCAAGGCCATCTACCTGTCCGGCTGGCAGGTCGCCGCCGACGCCAACCTCTCCGGCCACACCTACCCGGACCAGAGCCTCTACCCGGCCAACTCCGTCCCGCAGGTCGTGCGCCGGATCAACAACGCGCTGCTGCGCGCCGACCAGATCAGCTGGGCCGAGGACGAAAAGGACGCCCCGCACTGGCTGGCGCCGATCGTCGCGGACGCCGAAGCCGGCTTCGGCGGCGTGCTCAACGCCTTCGAGCTGATGAAGGGCATGATCGCCGGCGGTGCCGCCGGCGTGCACTGGGAAGACCAGCTGGCCGCGGAGAAGAAGTGCGGCCACCTCGGCGGCAAGGTGCTCATCCCGACCTCCCAGCACGTCCGCACGCTGCAGGCCGCGCGCCTGGCCGCCGACGTCTGCGACGTCCCCAGCCTCGTCATCGCCCGCACCGACGCCCAGGCCGCGAACCTCATCACCAGCGACGTCGACGACCGCGACAAGCCGTTCCTGACCGGCGAGCGCACCCCCGAGGGTTACCACCGCGTGCGCGGCGGCATCGAGCCGTGCGTCGCCCGCGGCCTCGCCTACGCGCCGTACGCCGACCTGCTGTGGATGGAGACGTCCAAGCCGGACCTCGAGGTCGCGCGCCAGTTCGCCGAGGCGATCAAGGCCGAGTACCCCGACCAGCTGCTGGCCTACAACTGCTCGCCGTCGTTCAACTGGAAGCAGCACCTCGACGACGCGACGATCGCGAAGTTCCAGCGCGAGCTGGGGCACATGGGCTACAAGTTCCAGTTCATCACCCTCGCCGGTTTCCACGCGCTGAACCATTCGATGTTCGCCCTGGCGCGCGACTACGCCGACGAAGGCATGACCGCCTACGTCGAGCTCCAGGAACGGGAGTTCGCCGCCGAGGCCGCCGGCTACACCGCGACGCGCCACCAGCGCGAGGTCGGCACCGGCTACTTCGACCTGGTGAGCACGGTCGTCAACCCGTCCAGCAACACCGTCGCGCTGATGGACTCCACGGAGAAGTCGCAATTCTACTGA
- a CDS encoding UbiD family decarboxylase, with protein sequence MAKDLRTFLAELNSATPEQVKVVRKHVDPEFEVTALVDKLEDDPAYPGFPAVLFENVGGSDIPLLINLHGTYERLARSIGSDVHSMVPEYALREGSGVKPVTVPAGTAPVQEVVLTGDDIDVGLLPLLKHQELDAGKYITSAVTICRDSDSGKINAGIFRHQQQGRDQVGIQVNPAHHTAYVLRKLREQQKPMEVALVIGHHPALLMGAVSKLEGIGGELDVVGGLLGEPLEMVPCKTVDLEVPARAEIVIEGVIDTDPDATAVEGPFGEYPRFYTRTGPQPYVKITAITMRRKPIFVDVFNAHTEHSMLGGLPRMGSIYRRVKEAVPTVTGVHLPLSGMARSHLYLSMSKRVEGEPKLAACAALAVDPLLKHVFVVDDDVDVFNEVETLWCLATRFQADRDLTIMPGFLGGQLNPVTYGHNREEKGPMETKLIFDCTKPVPPAVFPPSCRVPPEVVARVDHRGLLEDGDALASYLD encoded by the coding sequence ATGGCAAAGGATCTGCGGACATTCCTGGCCGAGCTGAACTCGGCGACGCCGGAGCAAGTGAAGGTCGTGCGCAAGCACGTCGACCCGGAGTTCGAGGTCACCGCCCTCGTCGACAAGCTCGAGGACGACCCGGCCTACCCGGGGTTCCCCGCCGTGCTGTTCGAGAACGTCGGCGGCTCCGACATCCCGCTGCTGATCAACCTGCACGGCACCTACGAGCGGCTCGCGCGCAGCATCGGCTCGGACGTGCACTCGATGGTGCCCGAATACGCGCTGCGCGAGGGATCGGGCGTCAAGCCGGTCACCGTGCCGGCCGGGACCGCGCCGGTGCAGGAGGTCGTGCTCACCGGCGACGACATCGACGTCGGCCTGCTGCCCCTGCTCAAGCACCAGGAGCTGGACGCGGGCAAGTACATCACCTCGGCGGTGACCATCTGCCGCGACTCGGACAGCGGCAAGATCAACGCGGGCATCTTCCGCCACCAGCAGCAGGGCCGCGACCAGGTCGGCATCCAGGTCAACCCGGCCCACCACACGGCTTACGTGCTGCGCAAGCTGCGCGAGCAGCAGAAGCCGATGGAGGTGGCGCTGGTCATCGGCCACCACCCGGCCCTGCTGATGGGCGCGGTGTCCAAGCTGGAGGGCATCGGCGGCGAGCTCGACGTCGTCGGCGGCCTGCTCGGCGAACCGCTGGAGATGGTGCCCTGCAAGACGGTCGACCTCGAGGTGCCGGCCCGCGCGGAGATCGTGATCGAAGGCGTGATCGACACCGACCCGGACGCGACGGCCGTCGAAGGCCCGTTCGGCGAGTACCCGCGGTTCTACACCCGGACCGGGCCGCAGCCGTACGTGAAGATCACCGCGATCACCATGCGCCGCAAGCCGATCTTCGTCGACGTGTTCAACGCCCACACCGAGCACAGCATGCTGGGCGGCCTCCCCCGGATGGGCAGCATCTACCGCCGGGTCAAGGAAGCGGTGCCCACGGTGACCGGCGTGCACCTGCCGCTGTCGGGCATGGCGCGGTCGCACCTGTACCTGTCGATGAGCAAGCGCGTGGAGGGCGAGCCGAAGCTCGCGGCGTGCGCGGCCTTGGCGGTGGATCCGTTGCTGAAGCACGTGTTCGTGGTGGACGACGACGTCGACGTCTTCAACGAGGTCGAGACGCTGTGGTGCCTGGCGACGCGTTTCCAGGCGGACCGCGACCTGACGATCATGCCGGGCTTCCTCGGCGGCCAGCTCAACCCGGTGACCTACGGGCACAACCGGGAGGAGAAGGGCCCGATGGAGACCAAGCTGATCTTCGACTGCACGAAGCCCGTGCCGCCGGCGGTGTTCCCGCCTTCGTGCCGGGTACCGCCGGAAGTGGTGGCGCGGGTGGACCACCGCGGGCTGCTGGAGGACGGGGACGCGCTGGCGTCCTATCTGGACTGA
- a CDS encoding UbiX family flavin prenyltransferase, which produces MTEPFRLVVGMSGSSGAIYGIRLLEILKGMPEVETHLVVTPAARQTIAFETDWKPEDVASLADFTYRPGDIAAPISSGSFPIDAMIVLPCSVRSLGAIAWSQNDSLLVRAADVTLKERRKLVVALRETPLHLGHLRAMTQVTEMGGILAPLMPAFYGRPATLGDLVDHQVGRLCDLLGIKPPDELVERWHGPSAH; this is translated from the coding sequence ATGACTGAGCCGTTCCGGCTGGTGGTCGGGATGTCCGGCTCCAGCGGGGCGATCTACGGGATCCGCCTGCTGGAGATCCTCAAGGGGATGCCGGAGGTCGAGACGCACCTGGTGGTGACACCCGCCGCCCGGCAGACGATCGCCTTCGAGACGGACTGGAAGCCGGAGGACGTCGCGTCCCTCGCGGATTTCACTTACCGGCCGGGTGACATCGCGGCCCCGATCTCGAGTGGGTCGTTCCCGATCGACGCGATGATCGTGCTGCCGTGCTCGGTCCGGAGCCTCGGGGCGATCGCCTGGTCGCAGAACGACAGTCTTTTGGTGCGGGCGGCCGACGTGACGTTGAAGGAGCGGCGGAAGCTGGTCGTCGCGTTGCGCGAGACGCCGTTGCACCTGGGTCACCTGCGCGCGATGACTCAGGTGACCGAGATGGGCGGGATTCTGGCCCCGCTGATGCCGGCCTTCTACGGACGCCCGGCGACGCTCGGCGACTTGGTGGACCACCAGGTCGGGCGGTTGTGCGACCTGCTGGGGATCAAGCCGCCGGACGAGCTGGTCGAGCGCTGGCACGGCCCCTCGGCCCACTGA
- a CDS encoding Rieske 2Fe-2S domain-containing protein, which yields MTDTVDEEQARPARRQATVGGPGRRDWSTWPRYEKAALGFREYWYPVAWSRKIGSKPRAIQVLGEKIMLIRDGGEVRALHDRCPHRGVPLSHKMSSQEFPGTWSCCYHGWTFDLETGVLVAAITDGPESPICGKVTVRTYPVQEARGLVWVWLGDGPARPFADDVPEELLDPDAVVVGRITVRDGNWRFGAENGFDDGHAKWLHRNALWTKRVKMPVWSEMKVIRDGPWITRRKDKMHYSASFPGLGDFPKKKWYRRREGNKTKVSLRLPGTLRVKYAEWSHFEWWVAATAENHTYVQLAVMNQGKWRNRKFWLYYWTWARWVFHGMFNDEDRLMVEVTDAPPERLYRPDVSLTEWRRMVEEEARRSPVEEVKERQAEKRRAKHD from the coding sequence ATGACTGACACTGTCGACGAAGAGCAGGCCCGTCCGGCGCGGCGGCAGGCGACCGTCGGCGGCCCCGGCCGCCGGGACTGGTCGACGTGGCCGCGCTACGAGAAGGCGGCGCTCGGCTTCCGCGAGTACTGGTACCCGGTGGCGTGGTCGCGCAAGATCGGGTCGAAGCCGCGCGCGATCCAGGTGCTCGGCGAGAAGATCATGCTGATCCGCGACGGCGGCGAGGTCCGCGCACTGCACGACCGGTGCCCGCACCGCGGCGTCCCGCTGAGCCACAAGATGTCGTCGCAGGAGTTCCCCGGTACGTGGAGCTGCTGCTACCACGGCTGGACGTTCGACCTGGAGACCGGCGTCCTGGTCGCGGCGATCACCGACGGCCCGGAGTCGCCGATCTGCGGCAAGGTCACCGTGCGCACGTACCCGGTGCAGGAGGCCCGCGGCCTGGTCTGGGTGTGGCTGGGCGACGGCCCGGCCCGGCCGTTCGCCGACGACGTCCCGGAGGAGCTGCTCGACCCGGACGCGGTCGTCGTCGGCCGCATCACCGTGCGGGACGGCAACTGGCGCTTCGGTGCGGAGAACGGCTTCGACGACGGCCACGCGAAATGGCTGCACCGCAACGCGTTGTGGACCAAGCGGGTCAAGATGCCGGTGTGGAGCGAGATGAAGGTGATCCGCGACGGGCCGTGGATCACCCGCCGCAAGGACAAGATGCACTACAGCGCCTCGTTCCCCGGCCTCGGCGACTTCCCGAAGAAGAAGTGGTACCGGCGGCGCGAGGGCAACAAGACCAAGGTGTCGCTGCGGCTGCCGGGCACGCTGCGGGTGAAGTACGCGGAGTGGTCGCACTTCGAGTGGTGGGTGGCCGCGACGGCGGAGAACCACACGTACGTCCAGCTCGCCGTGATGAACCAGGGCAAGTGGCGCAACCGGAAGTTCTGGCTCTACTACTGGACGTGGGCCCGCTGGGTGTTCCACGGCATGTTCAACGACGAGGACCGGCTGATGGTGGAGGTCACCGACGCCCCGCCGGAGCGGCTGTACCGCCCCGACGTCTCGCTGACCGAGTGGCGGCGGATGGTCGAGGAGGAGGCCCGGCGCAGCCCGGTCGAGGAAGTCAAGGAGCGCCAGGCGGAGAAGAGGCGGGCGAAGCATGACTGA